A DNA window from Naumovozyma dairenensis CBS 421 chromosome 10, complete genome contains the following coding sequences:
- the SKI3 gene encoding SKI complex subunit tetratricopeptide repeat protein SKI3 (similar to Saccharomyces cerevisiae SKI3 (YPR189W); ancestral locus Anc_7.546) translates to MPSLKELLKEAKAELARADYEEAVKISKDILFQDPDNYFAHVFLGKAYSCIQGELSKSIEHYTIATKLLPDNALAWKGLFIVLGMPEVIPNIVTFDSYFDLCTSYAQVLSRNELPQVELIHEIRLIKKKFPESHESFYRHMRPGTPMAETLGRHLMKPVEALENLIDIVSKKELKEISQVVSRERLQLRASDPDYQIKMNELAWKIYEHSELDELYNQLINILDDDDKRSKYESASLEYRIKVLKSMPKDIKLNYFVRVKNMVEDMVLVNHNSLTAWKLFFEWQDYEDLDKMDKSVILKFFKKFPKEPLAIMLYAWICSSFSKYDIDEFDNDSKQKESHLEVDEQDEDEPIDETIEQDLKEMEETEEETMGIFEEDVLIALNDNITKTQNSALAHRIISQYYIFTKEYEEALPYIKQGISLVAYKIRDLGCQLFNTKREFSLTLATCYTYVDAPQYHKAALTLFDKILLESPDNSRAKMGKGIIFIERENWKEANELLEQVINQFPNNLEVVSEYGWTKSNLGEVDEGLKILNDTLHKIEGNDLRTAEFRALTMWRKAKTYIFKEMQFPSSSMEYIKESFKILVQLIKLLDTFAPAYSTLGDIYSLYYNDKSRAFKCYYKAFDLNAGDIVAAKYITEMYTNNANWEAAVQISERLVKAEKAKRILQSTSWPYRVLGIAYLQNQQESSSIEWFQSAIRVDPNDIESWVGLGQAYLACGRIEASMKVFEKAMELDGSHLHAQYFKALALADMGEFSASIDLLTSVTELNPTEESFHISLATTLVNYAYDLYFEGYLIKGISIVIESINVIKYITTELQCFSQVLWTNLSKVLKLFISVESKIDSLPVEALVDIFSSKDMVGTKEVDDIDQTTLDILLSKSDSDNISIGCQFLILAAKYSVPSDSLKGLSSTIRSAIWYNIGIAELNAFLILKQDKYRDAAIFCFKNSIKYQSNTAEAWIGLGISTMDLNYRVAQHCFIKAVALDPKNTEIWFNLAMLGLRHDDITFAKEVLNRSQSVAPQDSVPWLGMALVSELKGDKQESSRLFAHAFVLSNGKSKMAQILYAKSVLQNHVGQGNDERDLEAVAELTAVINGLDQYYKKSPDNAFAIECGLLALERLQNYKLAAQMTQNLTALLEKRFEKNQDDQELFNFGIVRAQFARIQLGLGNFESAIENAELSQGIMDDFTNKDILSTKISNHISLGLAFFLWYDFDSTLVHFQELLNISKESQSLVALIAKVLFDVGTEETKSTAMQELTDYISEHRSDLLVTITIAAMTIIDNKKDDLKIILQELKSLDLPDIVNDKHKDTTLLIEKITEKVYNDDIDEVSKNRAWQTTAFLFPNDYKAWTEIDKTTERRVATNFENKLSAAQMSEVYANSKNLRNIQRGLFLCPWNTNTIAAFSGCF, encoded by the coding sequence ATGCCTTCACTCAAAGAACTATTAAAAGAGGCGAAGGCAGAGTTAGCGAGAGCTGACTACGAAGAAGCtgtaaaaatttcaaaagacATTTTATTTCAAGATCCTGATAATTATTTCGCCCACGTCTTCCTAGGGAAGGCTTATTCATGCATACAAGGTGAgttatcaaaatcaattgaGCATTATACTATTGCTACAAAGCTATTACCCGATAATGCTTTGGCATGGAAAGGTCTTTTCATAGTTTTAGGTATGCCAGAAGTCATTCCAAACATTGTAACTTTTGACTCTTACTTCGACCTTTGTACAAGTTATGCTCAGGTCTTGAGCAGAAATGAATTACCACAAGTGGAATTGATACATGAAATTAGACtcattaaaaaaaagttcCCTGAATCACATGAATCTTTCTATAGACATATGAGACCAGGAACTCCAATGGCTGAAACGTTAGGGAGACATTTGATGAAGCCAGTCGAAGCTCTTGAGAACTTGATTGATATTGTCTCTAAAAAAGAACTGAAAGAAATATCGCAAGTAGTAAGTCGTGAAAGGTTACAACTAAGAGCAAGTGATCCTGACTACCAAATtaaaatgaatgaattggCATGGAAAATTTATGAACATTCCGAGTTAGATGAACTTTATaatcaattgataaatataCTAGATGATGACGACAAAAGATCTAAATACGAATCTGCCTCGTTAGAATATCGAATTAAAGTGTTAAAGTCAATGCCTAAAGATATTAAACTTAACTATTTTGTGAGAGTTAAGAATATGGTAGAAGATATGGTTTTAGTCAACCATAATTCTTTAACAGCTTGGAAGTTATTTTTCGAATGGCAAGATTATGAAGATTTGGATAAAATGGATAAATCagttattttgaaattttttaaaaaattccCAAAAGAACCGCTCGCAATTATGTTATATGCTTGGATTTGTTCAAGTTTCTCCAAATACGAcattgatgaatttgataatgatagtAAGCAAAAAGAATCTCACCTTGAAGTTGATGAACAAGACGAAGATGAACCAATTGATGAAACAATAGAGCAGGACTTGAAAGAAATGGAGGAAACTGAAGAAGAGACTATGGGAATTTTCGAAGAAGATGTCCTAATTGctttaaatgataatattactAAAACACAAAATAGCGCATTAGCCCATAGAATTATTTCCCAGTATTACATTTTTACAAAAGAATACGAGGAGGCACTCCCATATATCAAACAAGGTATATCTTTAGTAGCATATAAAATAAGAGATTTGGGTTGCCAGCTATTCAATACTAAAAGAGAATTCTCATTGACGTTAGCTACGTGTTACACCTATGTCGATGCACCTCAATATCATAAAGCTGCTCTTacattatttgataaaattttaCTCGAATCACCAGACAATTCCAGAGCTAAGATGGGGAAaggtattattttcattgaaagagaaaattggaaagaagCAAATGAACTCTTAGAACAAGttatcaatcaatttcCTAATAATTTAGAAGTTGTCTCTGAATATGGTTGGACCAAAAGTAATCTTGGTGAAGTAGATGAGGGTTTAAAGATCTTAAACGATACATTGCATAAAATCGAGGGTAATGATTTAAGAACTGCCGAATTCAGAGCATTGACTATGTGGAGAAAAGCTAAAacttatattttcaaagaaatgCAATttccatcttcatcaatggaatatattaaggaatcattcaaaatattagtTCAGCTAATTAAATTATTGGATACGTTTGCACCAGCTTATTCCACACTGGGTGACATTTATTCCCTCTATTATAACGATAAATCAAGAGCATTCAAATGTTACTATAAAGCGTTTGACCTGAATGCGGGAGATATCGTTGCCGCCAAATATATCACAGAAATGTATACAAATAATGCAAATTGGGAAGCTGCTGTCCAAATTAGTGAAAGACTCGTTAAAGCAGAAAAAGCGAAGAGAATTTTACAATCAACAAGTTGGCCATACAGAGTTTTAGGTATTGCTTATCTGCAAAATCAACAGGAAAGTAGTTCAATTGAATGGTTTCAATCAGCCATTCGTGTTGATCCGAATGATATAGAATCGTGGGTGGGATTGGGACAGGCATACTTAGCATGTGGTAGGATAGAAGCATCTATGAAAGTTTTCGAAAAGGCAATGGAATTAGATGGCTCACATCTACATGCGCAATACTTCAAAGCCTTAGCCCTCGCTGATATGGGGGAATTTAGCGCAAGTATTGATCTTCTAACAAGTGTAACGGAATTAAACCCTACGGAGGAATCCTTCCACATTTCATTAGCAACCACTTTAGTTAATTATGCTTATGATTTGTACTTTGAGGGTTATCTTATCAAAGGGATCTCCATTGTCATCGAAAGCATTAATGTTATCAAGTATATTACAACAGAATTACAATGTTTTTCTCAAGTTTTGTGGACCAATTTATCTAAGGTACTAAAGTTATTCATTTCCGTGGAATCAAAAATCGATTCATTACCGGTCGAAGCTTTAGTCGATATATTCAGCTCAAAAGACATGGTAGGAACGAAAGAAGTTGATGATATAGATCAAACAACTTTGGATATACTCCTATCGAAGTCTGATTCGGATAATATATCAATCGGGTGCCAATTCTTAATTTTGGCGGCTAAATACAGTGTTCCCTCCGACTCATTAAAAGGATTATCATCCACTATTCGTTCTGCTATCTGGTATAACATTGGTATAGCCGAATTAAATGCctttttgattttaaaaCAAGATAAATATAGGGATGCCGCAATTTTCTGCTTTAAAAATTCTATAAAATACCAATCAAACACAGCAGAAGCATGGATTGGACTGGGAATTTCTACAATGGACTTAAATTATCGTGTAGCACAGCACTGTTTCATTAAAGCAGTTGCATTAGACCCAAAAAATACGGAAATTTGGTTTAATCTTGCTATGTTAGGGTTAAGACATGACGATATAACATTCGCTAAGGAAGTTTTGAATAGATCACAAAGTGTTGCCCCTCAAGATTCTGTGCCTTGGTTAGGTATGGCATTGGTATCTGAATTGAAAGGCGATAAGCAAGAAAGTTCGAGGTTATTTGCTCATGCATTTGTACTATCAAATGGTAAGTCAAAAATGGCACAAATCCTTTATGCAAAGAGTGTTTTACAGAATCATGTTGGCCAAGGAAATGATGAACGAGATTTAGAAGCCGTAGCGGAATTAACTGCCGTGATAAATGGATTAGATCAATATTACAAGAAATCACCAGATAACGCATTTGCTATAGAATGCGGGTTGTTGGCTCTAGAAAGATTACAGAATTACAAGCTAGCTGCGCAAATGACACAGAATTTGACAGCTTTACTTGAAAAGAGATTTGAGAAAAACCAGGATGACCAAGAACTATTTAATTTTGGTATAGTGAGGGCTCAATTCGCACGTATTCAATTGGGTTTaggaaattttgaaagtgCAATTGAGAACGCTGAATTATCACAAGGTATTATGGATGACTTCactaataaagatatattatcaACAAAAATATCCAACCATATTTCTCTCGGTTTAGCGTTTTTTTTATGGTACGATTTTGATTCAACTTTAGTGCATTTCCAAGAATTGCTAAACATCTCTAAAGAGTCACAAAGTCTTGTTGCTTTAATCGCTAAAGTCTTATTTGACGTTGGAACCGAAGAAACTAAATCTACTGCCATGCAAGAACTAACTGATTACATCTCTGAACATAGGTCTGATTTATTGGTAACTATAACAATTGCTGCTATGACCATAATCGACAACAAGAAAGatgatttaaaaataattcttcaagaattgaagaGTCTGGATCTTCCAGATATTGTTAATGATAAGCATAAGGATACtacattattaattgaaaaaattacagAGAAGGtttataatgatgatattgatgaagtttCAAAAAACCGTGCCTGGCAAACTACGGCATTTTTATTCCCCAATGACTACAAAGCCTGGACCGAAATAGATAAAACCACTGAAAGAAGAGTAGCaacaaattttgaaaataagTTGTCAGCGGCACAAATGAGTGAAGTTTATGCAAATTCGAAGAACTTgagaaatattcaaagagGGTTATTTTTATGTCCCTGGAACACCAATACCATTGCTGCGTTCAGCGGTTGCTTTTGA
- the RPC82 gene encoding DNA-directed RNA polymerase III subunit C82 (similar to Saccharomyces cerevisiae RPC82 (YPR190C); ancestral locus Anc_7.547), translated as MDSILNSTVDALTSQGQANGNNNTTTPSIANGSNTNNPQDSDPNTTISVSSLEQRTLAPERFLYVELVKSHLGERASKMVELLLSLGRLSVHDMVDKLTNFTYESAKATLVSLIQLRCVRYLEETSFSGKKTTYYYYNEDGFLLFLYSGSIIEEMHNYFPQRAKSQDSKLSLAAHIIQNILSLGSVTLKDYLQSASSDISTHELTAMFVQLVESEFLIPITKLNYTPINDLWNLLFEKEYKLIPRTSTLSDLKKRTEAKAKAKEQFENLLNVSNNTSKIITTDPRTSLKTVIKTIPLTFNLDRFLKIRRTKQLTHFAKSRISSASSQVYKIALKLTEQKSPNLYNPLIKTGLLQDLDEAIGIKEELELKEEKTPGVTFNAIDVSKHMTPYINLTGTLTSFVKKNSNNKRSNDESNDANNKRLKTEDGFTIPSLPAGLESIQEDDNEDQNQNQNQDDMEFDENDTDPHSITLINNHLKLLASSKIPFLQETRPGVFYVPYSKLIPMLKSSMYDYILVSTLGPSAMRIRRCITVNGLVSEKVITQTALMKEKDIRSTISSLIKYNVVEIQEVPRTADRAASRAVFLFRCNEKQSYNFMKQNLTWNIANLLYKKEILRNENSTLLTKANRDDVKGREAELLLPSELNQLKMVNERELNTFGRISRVLSLWEVFSLC; from the coding sequence ATGGATTCCATCTTGAATTCAACAGTGGATGCCTTAACCAGTCAAGGACAAGCCAATGGTAACAACAATACGACTACACCATCAATTGCAAACGGTTCCAACACTAATAATCCTCAGGATTCTGATCCAAATACTACTATTAgtgtttcttctttggaaCAAAGAACGTTGGCTCCAGAAAGATTTTTATATGTGGAATTGGTAAAATCTCACTTGGGTGAACGTGCTTCTAAAATGGTAGAGCTATTATTGTCATTAGGAAGGTTAAGCGTTCATGATATGGTTGACAAATTAACAAACTTCACTTATGAATCTGCTAAGGCAACCTTGGTCTCTTTAATTCAATTGCGTTGCGTACGTTATTTGGAGGAAACTTCATTCTCAGGGAAAAAAACTacttattattactataatgaagatgggtttttattatttttatattcaggttccattattgaagaaatgcACAATTATTTCCCACAACGTGCCAAAAGTcaagattcaaaattatcattagctgcacatattattcaaaacattTTATCCCTAGGTTCTGTCACTctgaaagattatttacAAAGTGCATCCTCAGATATATCTACGCATGAATTAACAGCCATGTTTGTTCAATTAGTTGAATCAGAATTTTTGATACCAATAACAAAGTTAAATTATACACCAATCAATGACCTTTGGAATCTTttgtttgaaaaagaatataaattaaTTCCAAGAACTTCAACTCTATCagatttgaagaaaagaactGAAGCAAAAGCAAAGGCAAAGgaacaatttgaaaatctATTAAACGTATCAAATAATacttcaaaaataataacaacagATCCAAGAACATCTTTGAAAACTGTCATTAAAACTATCCCATTGACTTTCAATTTAGATagatttttgaaaataagaagaaCTAAACAACTGACTCATTTCGCCAAATCAAGAATTAGTTCTGCATCTTCTCAAGTATACAAAATTGCCTTAAAATTAACAGAACAAAAATCACCTAATCTGTATAATCCATTAATAAAGACAGGTTTATTACAAGATTTGGACGAGGCTATAGgtattaaagaagaattagaattgaaagagGAAAAAACTCCTGGAGTCACATTTAATGCTATTGACGTTTCTAAACATATGACTCCATATATTAACTTGACTGGTACATTGACATCAtttgtaaaaaaaaatagtaataataaacgTTCCAATGATGAATCTAACGATGCTAACAataaaagattgaaaaCGGAGGATGGGTTTACAATCCCCTCTTTACCAGCAGGATTAGAAAGTATACAAGAAGATGACAATGAAGATCAAAaccaaaatcaaaatcaagatGATATGGagtttgatgaaaatgatactGATCCACATTCAATAACTTTGATTAAcaatcatttgaaattactTGCGTCTTCAAAAATCCCATTTTTACAAGAAACGAGACCAGGTGTCTTCTATGTCCCATATAGTAAATTAATTCCTATgttaaaatcatcaatgTACGATTATATCTTAGTGTCTACACTCGGTCCATCAGCAATGAGAATTCGTCGCTGTATAACTGTCAATGGGTTAGTTTCTGAAAAAGTTATTACACAAACAGCATTGATGAAAGAAAAGGATATCAGATCAAcaatatcttctttaatcAAATACAACGTGGTTGAAATTCAAGAGGTTCCAAGAACAGCAGATAGAGCCGCATCAAGAGctgtatttcttttcagaTGTAATGAAAAGCAATCCTATAATTTCATGAAACAAAACTTAACATGGAATATTGCAAAtctattatataaaaaggaAATCTTGAGAAACGAAAATTCAACACTACTAACAAAAGCTAATAGAGATGATGTGAAGGGTAGAGAAgctgaattattattaccaagTGAATTAAATCAACTAAAGATGGTAAATGAACGTGAATTGAATACTTTCGGGCGTATATCCAGAGTTTTATCGCTATGGGAAGTGTTCAGTTTGtgttaa
- the PZF1 gene encoding Pzf1p (similar to Saccharomyces cerevisiae PZF1 (YPR186C); ancestral locus Anc_7.543) → MVADINLRREDDVQGDDGLGSWKDHLDFENIPMSRCSSTTSITSLTSMQSNGSSVSTASSSRPKKYLCEYDNCNKAFTRPSLLSEHQITFHQGIKPFKCDQCAKSYARKTHLERHIISNHSLEKPFHCQHCGKGVTTRQQLKRHEITHTKSFHCPYENCQESFYKHPQLRSHILSFHLEKLKCKYCNKNFQRPYRLANHIKKHHNPDTENPYQCSVSIDCNLTFKTWTKYQLHIKNDHPKLRCSICNKSCVGENGLKMHMNIHNESLVIKNWKCQFCPIDKFISFSKKTDLLSHYQSCHKDEQIPIELLQNKVPIMADSSTVEDITIKKEHDAVTTKEQNKNEETIAVRRITRAMRRKQNNPIESIRSEINLDKYIENNKERGSSMNLLLNTVGRKYKCTFYKCYRTFKTEDKFKKHIEKHKIHQLKLKILEEKQEEESKKLEEPIDLPVKTANTIE, encoded by the coding sequence ATGGTTGCTGATATAAATCTTCGAAGGGAAGATGATGTCCAAGGCGATGATGGTCTAGGATCTTGGAAGGATCATTTAGATTTTGAGAATATCCCTATGTCAAGGTGCAGTTCTACTACTAGTATCACTTCTTTGACTAGTATGCAATCAAACGGGAGTTCGGTATCTACTGCGTCTTCCTCTAGACCCAAAAAATACCTTTGTGAATATGATAATTGTAATAAAGCATTTACTAGACCTTCATTACTATCAGAACATCAAATCACTTTCCATCAAGGTATTAAACCGTTCAAATGTGATCAGTGTGCTAAGTCATATGCTAGGAAAACTCATTTAGAAAGACATATAATATCTAATCACTCCCTGGAGAAACCTTTCCATTGCCAGCATTGTGGTAAAGGTGTGACAACGAGGCAACAATTAAAACGTCATGAAATTACACATACGAAATCTTTCCATTGCCCTTATGAAAATTGTCAAGAAAGTTTTTATAAACATCCTCAGTTAAGATCACATATCTTAAGTTTTCATTtagagaaattgaaatgtaaatattgtaataaaaatttccaaagaCCCTATAGATTAGCTAATCATATTAAGAAACATCATAATCCAGATACAGAAAATCCATACCAATGTTCAGTTTCTATTGATTGTAATTTAACTTTTAAAACTTGGACCAAATATCAATTACATATTAAAAATGATCATCCAAAATTACGATGTTCCATTTGTAATAAATCCTGTGTGGGTGAAAATGGGTTGAAAATGCATATGAATATTCATAATGAAAGTTTAGTCattaaaaattggaaatgtCAATTTTGTCCCATCGataaatttatttcattCTCAAAGAAAACTGATTTATTGTCACATTATCAAAGTTGCCATAAGGATGAACAAATCCCAATAGAGTTGTTACAAAATAAAGTACCTATAATGGCCGATAGTTCCACAGTTGAAGATATTacaataaagaaagaacaTGATGCTGTGACGACGaaagaacaaaacaaaaatgaagaaacaatAGCTGTGAGAAGAATAACGAGAGCAATGAGaaggaaacaaaataatcCAATAGAATCCATAAGATCAGAAATTAATttagataaatatattgaaaataacaAAGAGAGAGGTTCAAGTATGAACTTGTTATTGAACACTGTTGGTAGGAAGTATAAATGTACATTTTACAAATGTTATAGAACTTTTAAAACAGaagataaattcaaaaaacaCATTGAGAAACATAAAATACATCAactgaaattaaaaattttagAAGAGAAACAAGAGGAagaatcaaagaaattggaagaGCCCATTGATCTTCCAGTTAAGACAGCCAATACTATTGAATGA
- the RPO26 gene encoding DNA-directed RNA polymerase core subunit RPO26 (similar to Saccharomyces cerevisiae RPO26 (YPR187W); ancestral locus Anc_7.544) yields the protein MSDQEDAFNDGNENFENFDNEYFSDEENFDNGTTQNGEGKNFVDGVSKDENGNTIITGGLGPDSHKDEQLQRRKTLKEKAIAKEERTTTPYMTKYERARILGTRALQISMNAPVFVDLEGETDPLRIAMKELAEKKIPLVIRRYLPDGSFEDWSVEELIVDL from the coding sequence ATGTCTGACCAAGAAGATGCCTTCAATGACGGTAACGAAaactttgaaaactttGACAATGAATACTTCTCCGATGAAGAAAACTTTGATAACGGTACCACGCAGAATGGTGAGGGAAAGAATTTTGTTGATGGTGTGagtaaagatgaaaatggaaatacAATTATTACAGGCGGACTAGGACCTGATTCTCACAAGGATGaacaattacaaagaagaaagactttgaaagaaaaagctATTGCTAAAGAGGAAAGAACTACCACTCCATATATGACTAAATACGAACGTGCGAGAATTCTAGGTACTAGAGCTTTGCAAATCTCCATGAACGCTCCGGTGTTTGTCGATTTAGAAGGTGAAACTGACCCTCTAAGAATAGCCATGAAGGAATTAGCTGAAAAAAAGATTCCATTAGTCATTAGAAGATATTTACCTGACGGTTCATTTGAAGATTGGAGtgttgaagaattaatCGTGGATTTATAA
- the MLC2 gene encoding Mlc2p (similar to Saccharomyces cerevisiae MLC2 (YPR188C); ancestral locus Anc_7.545) → MEHSTSLTFNQLSQDHITKLKDAFQMIDEDGNGEISFNDLLKTFQTIGKPMTEHDLKDMLRSGSDNNNATGNDDDDNTTIKFPKFLSLITENINEYPEESELLKCFRDLNGDHTTEGDKDLTVSTNEMIKLLKEAGFEDPEKEFEKIFKTYNTNQQTTGEKLFKGRQFLNTILD, encoded by the coding sequence aTGGAACACAGTACATCTCTTACATTCAATCAATTGAGTCAAGATCATATTAccaaattgaaagatgCATTCCAGATGatagatgaagatggtaATGGAGAAATATCCTTCAATGATTTACTAAAGACATTTCAAACGATAGGTAAACCTATGACAGAACATGACTTGAAAGATATGCTTCGATCAGGttctgataataataatgctaCTGGtaatgatgacgatgacaATACCACAATAAAATTCCCAAAATTCTTGTCATTGATTACTgagaatattaatgaatatcCTGAAGAATCAGAATTGTTAAAATGCTTCCGTGACTTAAATGGAGATCATACAACTGAAGGCGATAAAGACCTTACTGTTAGTACTAATGAGAtgattaaattattaaaagaagCAGGATTCGAAGATCCTgaaaaagaatttgaaaaaatcttCAAGACATACAACACCAACCAGCAAACAACTGGTGAAAAACTATTTAAAGGTAGACAGTTTCTAAATACAATTTTGGATTAA
- the QCR2 gene encoding ubiquinol--cytochrome-c reductase subunit 2 (similar to Saccharomyces cerevisiae QCR2 (YPR191W); ancestral locus Anc_7.548) gives MLSIASTRNTVVKNLLRVSSKAHYNVLAVDSPSKVSTLAVKVHAGSRYANKDGLSHLLSRFNFQNTNDKSALRLVRETELLSGELASTVDREYITLKATFLKEHLPYYVNVLANALYKTSFRPHELPESVLPAANYDLARYDQNPINVAHELLYNITYRSGLGNPILYDGVEPIALEEIQSFADDVYTKDNIDIIGSGVNANDLERFVNDSLFNSLPVGKSLVGSSATKSFVGKEARLRNVGPSVVTIGIPIDSAEDFGKYYALSKYLTAKSTPLSNLVSSSKVDFYNNKNGLFILNVIGSNPEIVNNSVRKLVTELKKNIDLSVTKEYARLELELENQFKLKPLEIDFGKVKNFKLDKFNYAAVGDVSKLPFLDDLY, from the coding sequence ATGTTGTCAATTGCTTCTACAAGAAATACTGTCGTCAAAAATTTGCTTAGAGTCTCTTCTAAAGCCCATTACAATGTCTTAGCTGTGGATAGCCCAAGTAAAGTTTCCACATTAGCAGTGAAAGTCCATGCAGGGTCCAGATATGCGAATAAAGATGGTCTATCTCATCTATTATCTCGCTtcaatttccaaaatacaaatgataaatctgCTTTACGATTAGTTAGAGAAACTGAATTGTTAAGTGGTGAACTAGCTTCCACTGTTGATAGAGAATATATTACTTTGAAAGCTACCTTTTTAAAGGAACATTTACCATATTATGTTAATGTCTTAGCAAATGCTCTATATAAGACATCTTTTAGACCTCATGAATTACCTGAGTCTGTTCTTCCTGCTGCAAACTACGACCTGGCACGTTATGACCAAAATCCTATTAATGTAGCTcatgaattattatacaatatTACTTATAGATCTGGATTAGGTAATCCAATTCTTTATGATGGTGTAGAACCTATCGCATTGGAGGAAATTCAAAGTTTTGCTGATGATGTTTATACGAAAGACaatattgatataattGGTTCCGGTGTTAACGCTAACGATCTTGAAAGGTTCGTTAAtgattctttatttaattcattacCAGTTGGTAAATCTTTAGTTGGATCAAGCGCAACTAAATCTTTCGTAGGTAAAGAAGCAAGATTAAGAAATGTAGGTCCATCCGTAGTAACTATCGGTATTCCAATTGATAGCGCTGAGGATTTTGGTAAATATTATGCtttatccaaatatttaacCGCTAAGAGCACCCCATTATCTAACTTGGTATCTTCATCCAAAGTTGAtttctataataataagaacGGGTTGTTCATATTGAATGTCATTGGCAGTAATCCAGAAATAGTTAATAATAGCGTCAGGAAACTTGTTACcgaattgaagaaaaatattgatcTTTCAGTGACAAAAGAATACGCTCgattagaattagaattagaaaatcaatttaaatTGAAACCATTGGAAATCGATTTCGGAAAGGTTAAAAACTTCAAATTGGACAAGTTCAACTACGCTGCTGTGGGTGATGTATCGAAATTACCATTCTTGGATGATTTgtattga